Proteins encoded together in one Pseudomonas arsenicoxydans window:
- a CDS encoding YkvA family protein — MKAPWNFDRFLPLAGRLLARGRLPTLLFAVASKGASQGNRLGKLKDDLRLLQALCLAYWRGEYRAISPKAMISVVAGLMYFLSPVDAIPDFIPVFGMLDDIAVLAWLMKVLDDELNGFRAWRNRQQPEKLAVVERLPDTPEQLQLQGPKKA, encoded by the coding sequence ATGAAAGCACCTTGGAATTTCGATCGTTTCCTGCCCCTCGCCGGACGCCTGCTCGCCCGGGGCCGTTTACCGACCCTGTTGTTTGCCGTCGCCAGCAAAGGCGCAAGTCAAGGCAACCGACTGGGTAAGCTCAAAGACGATCTGCGCTTGTTGCAGGCCCTCTGCCTGGCCTACTGGCGCGGCGAGTACCGCGCCATCAGCCCGAAGGCGATGATCTCGGTGGTGGCCGGCCTGATGTACTTCCTCAGTCCGGTGGATGCGATCCCCGATTTCATCCCGGTATTTGGCATGCTCGATGACATCGCCGTGCTGGCCTGGCTGATGAAAGTTCTCGACGATGAACTCAACGGGTTCCGCGCCTGGCGCAATCGTCAGCAGCCGGAGAAGCTCGCGGTGGTCGAACGCCTCCCTGACACCCCTGAGCAACTTCAGCTCCAGGGACCGAAAAAAGCCTGA
- a CDS encoding helix-turn-helix domain-containing protein yields MDIQIITREGEPEYAVLPWAQYQALLKAAGINEQPVPDAPVRQAVSPDQILPGLDQLRSLREGKGIAIEALARTVGISPSYLALIESGERQPDAAIRRSLAWELTVPGWRDES; encoded by the coding sequence ATGGATATCCAGATAATCACACGCGAAGGCGAGCCCGAATATGCGGTTTTGCCGTGGGCTCAGTATCAGGCTCTACTGAAAGCAGCAGGCATTAACGAACAACCGGTGCCCGACGCACCGGTACGTCAGGCAGTATCACCAGACCAGATTTTGCCCGGTCTGGATCAACTACGCAGTTTGCGCGAAGGGAAGGGCATCGCCATCGAGGCGCTGGCCCGCACGGTAGGCATCAGCCCGTCTTATCTGGCCTTGATCGAAAGTGGCGAGCGTCAACCCGACGCTGCGATTCGCCGCAGCCTGGCCTGGGAATTGACGGTGCCAGGGTGGAGGGACGAATCGTGA
- a CDS encoding SEL1-like repeat protein, translating to MFLNLKARASYWLARRLFHWSWFVRQPRGWSWLEGQFARMANLGDVGAQSFYGHILTFRGVGLGAREEGVRLLRLAALAGDGKAAYQVGVISLAGTPSKAPDPVEAARFWNMAAKAGHPLAELKLKELASRDAAK from the coding sequence GTGTTTTTAAATCTCAAGGCACGGGCCTCCTACTGGCTGGCCCGCCGGCTGTTTCACTGGTCATGGTTCGTGCGACAGCCACGGGGCTGGAGCTGGCTCGAAGGCCAGTTCGCGCGCATGGCCAACCTGGGCGACGTCGGCGCGCAAAGCTTCTATGGCCACATCCTGACCTTTCGCGGCGTCGGCCTTGGCGCTCGTGAGGAAGGCGTGCGATTGCTGCGCCTGGCGGCGTTGGCGGGGGATGGCAAGGCTGCGTATCAAGTAGGCGTGATCAGTTTGGCGGGAACGCCGAGCAAGGCGCCGGACCCGGTGGAAGCGGCGCGGTTTTGGAACATGGCGGCGAAGGCCGGGCACCCGTTGGCTGAGCTTAAATTGAAAGAGCTTGCGTCTCGGGATGCTGCGAAATAA
- a CDS encoding bifunctional diguanylate cyclase/phosphodiesterase — translation MTTTEQLSALSSILAQSGLHSLFQPIISLSERRIVGYEALTRGPSNSPLHSPIALFAVARQAGRLSELEIACRESACRRFNDQQLPGKLFLNVSPESLLEAAHQPGRTLQLLQDFGIPPDQVVIELTEQTPTDDFQLLQNALHHYRAMGFSIALDDLGAGYSSLRLWSELRPDYVKIDRHFIDGIHQDALKREFVGSILQIAKASRAKVIAEGIELPEELAVLTEMGVDLVQGYLLCRPQEHPPRDARALMPKHDSTAVALNDEGSDLSALLNEQPAVTRDTPTATVLEAFRRQANLNSLAVLDAQGHPCGIVHRHSLSDALLKPFATDLFARKPISRLMNDDFLAVEMSQSLQQVSRLITSRARQRIEEDFIITLDGGYLGLGRVIDVLKLITELKIQQARYANPLTLLPGNVPIQQCLTRLLQQQRESVICYVDIDSFKPFNDIYGYGRGDEVLLCLAQCLNDRVDPSRDFVGHIGGDDFLMVLGPQDWRKRLNQLLDDFQSQCRRFYRSEHLEAGCFIAPNRQGLRQEFPLLSLSIGVVHLHPQACGQLDASQLAEMASQAKHHAKNVPGYSVHVIDSLVAPGQYEELCMGQR, via the coding sequence ATGACCACGACCGAACAGCTGAGTGCGTTGAGTTCAATACTGGCTCAAAGCGGTTTGCACAGCCTGTTCCAGCCGATCATTTCCCTCTCTGAGCGGCGCATTGTCGGCTATGAAGCCCTCACTCGTGGCCCGTCAAACAGTCCGCTGCACTCCCCCATCGCATTGTTCGCCGTAGCGCGCCAGGCCGGTCGCTTGAGCGAGCTGGAAATCGCTTGCCGGGAAAGTGCCTGCCGGCGCTTCAACGACCAACAACTGCCGGGCAAACTGTTCCTCAACGTGTCGCCCGAATCGCTGCTCGAAGCCGCTCACCAGCCCGGTCGTACCCTGCAATTGCTCCAGGATTTCGGTATTCCGCCAGATCAGGTGGTGATCGAACTCACCGAACAAACCCCAACCGATGATTTTCAATTGCTGCAAAACGCCCTGCATCACTATCGGGCGATGGGGTTTTCCATTGCGCTGGATGACTTGGGCGCGGGTTACTCGAGTTTGCGCCTGTGGTCCGAGTTGCGTCCGGACTACGTGAAGATCGACCGGCACTTCATCGACGGCATCCACCAGGACGCGCTCAAGCGCGAATTCGTCGGTTCGATCCTGCAAATCGCCAAGGCCTCGCGGGCAAAAGTGATCGCCGAAGGCATCGAGCTGCCCGAAGAGCTTGCGGTGTTGACCGAGATGGGCGTGGATCTGGTCCAGGGCTATTTGCTGTGTCGCCCTCAGGAGCATCCACCTCGCGATGCCCGTGCCTTGATGCCCAAACACGACAGCACCGCCGTGGCGCTGAACGACGAAGGCAGCGACCTCAGCGCCTTGCTCAACGAGCAACCGGCCGTAACCCGCGATACGCCGACGGCCACCGTGCTGGAAGCCTTTCGCCGCCAGGCCAACCTGAACTCGCTGGCGGTGCTCGACGCGCAAGGCCATCCCTGTGGCATCGTCCACCGGCATTCGCTCTCGGACGCGCTGCTCAAGCCCTTTGCCACCGACCTGTTCGCCCGCAAGCCGATCAGCCGTTTGATGAACGATGATTTTCTCGCCGTGGAAATGAGCCAGTCGCTGCAACAGGTCAGCCGCCTGATAACCAGTCGCGCCCGACAGCGTATCGAAGAGGATTTCATCATCACCCTCGACGGCGGTTATCTGGGATTGGGTCGGGTGATCGATGTGCTCAAGCTGATTACCGAACTGAAAATCCAGCAAGCCCGCTACGCCAACCCGCTGACCTTGCTGCCGGGTAACGTGCCCATCCAGCAGTGCCTGACCCGGCTGCTGCAACAGCAGCGCGAATCGGTGATCTGCTACGTCGACATCGACAGTTTCAAACCCTTCAACGACATCTACGGCTACGGTCGTGGCGATGAAGTCCTCCTGTGCCTGGCGCAATGCCTGAACGACCGCGTCGACCCGTCCCGCGACTTCGTCGGCCATATCGGTGGTGACGACTTTTTGATGGTGCTTGGCCCGCAAGACTGGCGTAAGCGCCTGAATCAACTGCTCGACGACTTCCAGAGCCAGTGCCGGCGCTTCTACCGCAGCGAACACCTGGAAGCCGGCTGCTTTATCGCCCCAAACCGTCAGGGCCTGCGTCAGGAGTTTCCACTGCTGTCACTGTCAATCGGCGTGGTGCATTTGCATCCACAGGCCTGTGGACAACTCGATGCGAGCCAGTTGGCGGAGATGGCCTCGCAGGCCAAACATCACGCGAAGAATGTGCCGGGGTATAGCGTGCATGTGATTGATAGTTTGGTGGCGCCCGGGCAGTACGAGGAGTTGTGCATGGGGCAGCGGTGA